ATTGTGACGATATGCTCTCCGAGGAGAATAAGGAGTTGAGCATGTCATGACTATACAATATTTTTTTGCTTTTGTTAATCAAAATCTGATCCTGTCATAACTAACATTCACTTATATTGAAATGATACTGCTGATCTGATATGCATTGTAGTGTAAATTATCGGTCTTAGTAAGTTTTGCTATGTTCTTTTTTGTTTGGTTTTGATTGGCAGATTCGTGTCATTGAGCGGAACTGTGAGATCCCTCATGAAGGGCCCTTCTGTGACTTAATGTGGAGTGATCCTGAAGATATTGAGACGTGGGCAGTCAGTCCTCGAGGAGCAGGCTGGCTTTTTGGATCAAGGGTTACATCTGAGGTGAGGCAATGAAATGTCCGACAAAATGGCCAAAATAGCTGCACATGACCATTAGCTTGTTATGGACTTTTGATGGCATAACACTCAATGACCTTTGGATTGCTTAGCACATTTCAATATATGAGAAGTCAGGTTAACATAGTTATTGTTTTCTGCAGTTCAATCATATTAACAAACTTGATTTAGTTTGTCGGGCCCACCAACTTGTCCAAGAAGGTTTAAAGTATATGTTTCAAGATAAAGGACTTGTGACTGTGAGTTGCTAACTCTGTATCATGGTGACGTTGTATCCCATGCTCAAATATAGAATTTCGtgtttgttttatattttatttgcgTCTGTGTATCATGCAGGTGTGGTCTGCCCCTAACTATTGTTACCGTTGCGGAAATGTTGCTTCAATATTGAGCTTCAATGAAAACATGGTATTAGGCTCATATCCTCGTGGTGTTCTCTTTATCTGTGTATGTCTGTTTGTGTCTCGGTAAAGTGAATTTATCTGAGTTTTTGAATAATTTAGCTTATGTTTTACTGTCTTTGTGTCTCGGTAAAGTGAATTTGTCTACTAGTTTTTGAATAATTTATCTTATATTTTACTGCCTGAAATTAGATCCTATTTATGATTGTTAAATGACCTAGGGAATAATTTAGCTTATATTTTACTGCCTGAAATTAGATCCTATTTATGATTGTTAAATGACCTGGGGAAATCATGTTTTAGGCTGTATAGGGAAAAAAACTTTCAGCAAATATTTAGAAGGATGCCTTGTGCGTCAAAACGTTGTTAGGCTATAAGTTATTCACTTTTGAAGCAAAGGTCTCCTTTGCAACGAGGCATTGTTAGGCATGGAAATGGATAATATTTGAAACCTAACAGCATGCAAAACTGGAAACCATTGTTTCAAGTATTATTCATGTGAACTTAATCATTCTCGGTTTCTACACTCCCCTTGATTAGGAAAGAAAAGTGAAGTTTTTTACTGAGACTGAGGAGAACAACCACATGCGAGGACCAAGAACCGGAGTCCCGTATTTTCTTTAGGCGAAGAAATCCTTCGCTTTCGAGCCCTGGACTGCAATATTGGTGTGTTGCAGTCCGACACACTTGTCTGCTGCTTAAAATAGGAACTAAAGAAGTGCATTCACTTGAAAGGAACAAATTTCCGTCTACGCAAAGTCGGCACCAGAATTACCCAGCTTCCTTTCTTTTATATCGTTTGTTCTTTGATGTGTATCCCGGATAGCTTCGTGTGCAGTTTTAGACCAGATTATATGTTTGTTCttcatttataattttattggaTACAATTAAACAACTTTTCTGATTCTCGATTAAAAGATATTTGCACTGATTATTGACAGAAAGCTGGTATTTGATATGCTCGTTTGCCTAAAACTCAACGATGTCAACTAAGTACAAGGGTTGCGCTCGTTGCGAGATATAATCCAACACCTTAAGGCATGAGCTGACGATAAACATGCACCACTTGTGTCCGTGTTTCCAAAGGCATCGAATATAACCATTGTTTGTGTGGGATCCTGTTAATTCTTTTGAGTTTCATTCTTGCGAACGTACTCCCCCAACATGATACTTAATGTGTTAGGTAAAACACTGCACGGGCCGATACGCACAGCGCCTAGTATCCATTGTTTACTGCTAGGATTAATGGGGTATCTCTAATCTCATTTGTTCCCCTAGTTTTCGTCTCTTATTGTCAGTGTCGACCCAACATAGTGTTTTCATCGTCGGAGAAACAATATTTGGTAATTTTAATAGATattcaaatttatatttatcatttttctattatatttaataattagggtgtaaaaaaaataaattgatcaCTCAAATACTTCTCGCATTCTCTTCCCACTATCCCGAGTCCTAATTACCACTATCTCaacattttaatataaaagaaaaaattataaataaattcaaatttacaaaaaaattttaCACAATGGTGTTCGGTACattaatatcaaattataaCTCTCTCTTTATAGGATGGATGAGAAAATTTTGGAATGAAAAGAAATTAATGATGATACATTTTATAGATTAATTTCCTTGGTTCCATTTTTTTGGTCTCTTCTTTCATCATAAAAGACCCCTCTGTCATATTTTGCCAACTACAACTAAGTGACATTTTGAGGATTTTTTTTCCTGTTTACATAGATTCGAAAGCCTTGTCACAAGCAGGATTCGATTCAGCACCTCTAAAAGCAAAAGAAACCAGATGACAGTTCGAAGTCACCGTCAGCTCACTCGTAAAAAGGATCGTTCCATAGTTTTTCTTAACTAACTGGCGTTACTTCATAATATCAACGTACTTTTTCTTACTGTCTCATATAGGGATGACAATGGGCCGGGGCCGGGGCGGGGGCGGGGGCGGGTTTGCCATTTCCATCCCCATCCCCATCCCCGAATTCCATCCCCATCCCCATATCTGCCCCAATCCCcgctttttcgggttcggggaatCCCCAAACCTGAAATTTCGGGGATCAGCTTCCCATCCTCGCCCTCAtccccgtttcaaaaatattaatatggcaaAACGATGACGAATTCGAGgattttctcaaaccaaaaacttattattatctattattattagagataatattaatatcaatatcaatattaataataataagattattaatatttaaaaaataataatattattatattattaatattaataatattattattttattactgATATCATTTTCGGAGCGGGTTCGGGGAATCCCATATCTGCCCCGAATTACATCggagatttttttaaatcttcGAACCTGAACCTGAACccaaacccgaaaaaatcgAGTATCCCCATCCCCATTTTGGGCTTTCCCCGCGGGGCTCCAAACCCGTGGGGAAAGTTGTCATCCCTAGTCTCATAGGCAATGGTACTCGATCAATTTTACTCTGGTCGTTTcactttttttcttaaaaaagagATGTTTACGATGTTTTGACAAAGTGACAATGAGGCAAATTAATCGATTTTAAATAAGTTAAATGTTTCATTTTGAATATAAAttgatatattataatatttcaaaattttattgattaatttGAGTTAGATTTGGCTAATCCCCATAAatgttatatatgtatatgtacgtTTTACTCGTGCTAAAACAAATAAGAAAATCTCTCTAAAAAAAGCAAACAAGAAATTAGGATAAGAGGCGCTTCAATGAAAATTGATAACGGACCCAATCGCCATCTTCAGGCAAATTCGGAGTCGGCCCTCGATTTTCCCCTCCATCGTCACCTCCACGCATCGCTATCTACCCATAATCAGGTAATTCTTTAAATCCTAATCCCATTTTCACttcttttattttgtttgttggACCACTGGTTAATAGAGTGGATTTCACCAACTTTATTTGCCTGCTTTTCATGTTTGTATGTTATGGCCCAGCATTTTCTTGCTGCAAATTGTAACCTTTTTGGCTTTTACTATCTTGAAGTAGATTTTTATAAAGTTCCAAATATTACTTGTAAGTTATACCATTTAATGTAGTATTTGGTTTCTTGATCGTGGCATACTAGAATAATAGAACAGTTTATACTGTTTTGATTAGAAATGGGAAGCTGCTCTTGTTTTGTGTATTTTGATGATGTTATGTTGAAGGCATTGCGACTGAATGGGCTACCTAGATTTCGTTACTTTCAGAATTGCTATCTCGGGGATAAATTCGGCGTGTGAGGCTGTTCTTTCTTGTTAGAAATTTTGTTGATGGACTCATGATTAGCTTAGCTGTGCTGTCCCAAGAACAGGCTCCATGTTAGCTTAAGATCACTGAGCGACTCCGCATTAAACTACCTGTCATTGTAGTACGGTTATATTATTATGGAAAAAcaattcattaaaataaaaaacaattgGAAGCTGACTGATAGTATATGATGTTACTAGCAGATTAGGGAAGGGAATGGCTTTGCTTATGGAGCTATCAGCATGCTCTGCCCCATTAAGTCAAATTCACCTTCCCCTTCCCCTTTTTGCAGCATGATTATCTCTAATCCACCTTATCTACTCTTTTGTAATTAATCTActtcattttattttgttatgatCTTTGTTGTTGTTGTCAAAATGCTACTacgtcaatgttcaatctgtgGCAGTCAATTCCCAGGCTTTTGTACCTGGAAAACATTTAATATTCACCTCCAATCAGCGGCATCTGGGAAGGAGTGATCCCTTAGCTAAGTGCCGTGAGTTTTGTGTTATGGCGTGTTTCTTCAATCCCAATACCATTCAACCACCCATATTCAAGGTAAAAGCTATTCTTATCTTCTGTATCATTGTTGCGTATTTtctgctcgcaagcgcacggttgtcaagttttaatataaGAGAGTAAAGTATCATTCCCACGAGAAGTGTATATATAAAAGTATAtcagtgcttgtaattaaaatagtcgcGACTTTATTTAAAAGAATCAATAAGAGGTATAGTTTACTGAAAACGAATTAATATGAAATGAATATTAATCGAGTCACCGAATTAATCAACGAGAGAAAGTATCTAGAGGAATGATTTCATTTAATTTCCACGATAACTGTTcccagttgaatttatattcaatAAGCCCAGTCATTTAATaaccaagaacacttaattattttattccctcTTTCCCAACTGACGAATAAAGTGTATCattcaaacttcgattcaaacattcctaataaAAGTCTAAGTTCAAATGATATATGCAAACGATGATCTTACCTAAGTCCcgctaaagttatacgtctTCCGAACAGTATAAACATTTAACGATGTGTCTTTAGTGATCTATAATTCTAATCcttctcccgagttgtagaattaatttGATCACAatcaatttatggccagtaaactgaagtcaataagaactagagaacaaaattaaataaataggaattcaatcatataagcAACTGAGTCAAAATTATCGTGTCAACGAAGCTACATCATCCTCTAGATTTGAAAAGTTAGCGCATAACgaaatctaaacaaaaacaaAGCATTTTTGAAGATTTAGACATCTCAACGCCAGAAATTAAAGCGGAAGATTAGATAACAAATCAGAAGTGgcgtctctgtccccagattcgtcgttcttcgtcgtTAAGATCAATCACGACGTTCCAATTCCTTCTCCAATGTATCTTCTTGTCTCTCAAGTCTTTTTTCTCCCAAAACGACTGCCCCTCTCTAAAACCCTATTCTTCTTTTATCATTCTCCCGAGCCCGTAAATTAAAGCCCAATTGTCTTTCCGCGCAGGCGGCGCTGCTTGAGTAGTGCCTAGGCGCCCGTAAAATCCACATGTAGCGCTTCTTTTTCTCCTGCGCAATCTCGGTGATCTCTCTACCTAATGAACGGGGAGTCTGCTTTAAAATCATCTACTAGTTCATCAACAGTTCAACATCAAAAATACCTATAGTCGCTATCAATCATCCAATAGTTGTTCATCTCCTGCACGACATGAAAATAACAAATACCACGCATAATTCCATCcaaactaacataattcaaataGATTCTCATATAAAATAAGTGCACTTATCAATCATGTTTTGTGGTCACTTGTAATTTGGTATctgttatatgattttcattttttttctccCATTTCTTTTCTTTAGTGCATCTgaatttcttttctttaataCGTCTTGACAGGAATATCAAGTATTTATTTGGTTTCTTTTCAGCAGACTGAACCTTTGCGACTTTTGTAGATTTTGATTTGTTGTAAAAGAGTTTCAGGCTTGTTAGAAACTTAGATCGCTCTGTCTTGCTCCAGATCCATTGAATTGAATTGAAATTTGAAGTGTATATATGAGTTTATTTATAGTAATTAGGTGGTCAGATTTTTTTTCCAACTATGTTTCACAGATCTTTTTTAGCCCTATTCTTATGCCAATAGTTTCACCTTCGAGTAGGTTAACCAAAAAAATCTAGTCACTGAGCAGTTTTAACTTATATTTAAACCTCTCCTCGACGCTAGTTTGGTTGCATTGTGGGGGGCTAAGTTTTGCAAAAGCACTTTGATATTGTTAAAAACACTTGTAAATAGAAACTAACATGATGTTACCTCTCTTTTAAAATATCAGAGATAATATATCAGTTGTATTTTTCAGTTACATAGGAAGGTAAAGTGCAATGCATCATATGTAGCATATAAAAAAGAACATAATTTAACTTTAGATATgtaatttgaaaattattttgggTGTTGGTCATTGAATAGAGTAATGGATTTGCGTGTTCAGAAACACAGTCCCTTGCTAAGTTTTTGTTGGTCTATTTCCATTTTTGGCACACGTTTGCTCACTGAACACTAACAAATGCAGATGCCTGCCACAGTTCGAGCTCCGGTATTTTTCTCCAAACGAAGGTTTTTTGAGCAAAAAATCGCAGACCTCGACAAATGCACAAACATCAACGAACTAAAACAACTCCATGCTCTCATTTACAAATATAATCTTCATACAGATCCCTTTGTGGCTCTGAAACTCGTCTCAGCTTTATCACTTTGCTGCCAAACGGGGTTGGCCATCAATGTGTTTGATCAAGTTCCTTGCCCAGATGCTCGTTTATGTAATACTTTAATCAAAGCTCATTTACGAAATTCTGATTCATTGAAAGCTTTTGATGTTTTCAGTGAAATGCTGAGATCTGGAATTTCTCCAGACAACTGGActtatctttttcttctaaaGGCATGTTCACGGTTTGAATGCGTGAGAATGATTCATGCCCATGTGGAAAAACTCAATCTTTATTTGGATTTATTTGTATgtaattcattgattgatgcgTACTTGAAGTGTGGGATAGTGGGTATTAGAGCGGCCAGGAATGTGTTTGATGCGATGGATGAGAAGGATGTTGTTACCTATAATTCGATGATTAACGGGCTTGTGAGGACAGGTAAGTTGAGTGAAGCTAAGCATATGTTTGACGAAATGCCACAGAGAGATAAGGTGAGTTGGAACACGATATTGGATGGTTATGTGAAGGCTGGAAAGATGAGCGAGGCATTTGCACTGTTTGAGAGGATGCCATTGAGGGATGTAATCTCATGGTCTATTATTACATCAGGCTATGCAAAAATGGGTGATATCGAAATGGCTAGGGtattgtttgataaaatgccagTGAAAAATTTGGTTCCTTGGACAATAATCATATCTGGATATGCTGAAATGGGGCTTTTGAAGGATGCAATAGAGTTGTATGATAAAATGGAGGAGGGAGGGTTCAATTTGGATGATGGAACTTTTGTTAGTATTTTATCTGCTAGTGCTGAATCTGGTTCAGTAGGTTTAGGGAAGAGGGTTCATCAGTCTATAATAAAGAGTAGACGTAAGTGTAGTATCCTGGTGAGTAATGCCTTGATCGACATGTATGGAAAGTGTGGCAGCTTGCACATGGCATGGGGTGTTTTTAATGCGATGGAAAGAAAAGATGTAGTAACCTGGAACGCCATGATCCATGGACTGGCAATGCATGGATATGAACGGAAGGCTCTTCAGCTTTTCGCTAGGATGAAACAAGAGGGGTGTACACCAGATAAAGTGACATTTGTCGGTGTCTTATCTGCTTGTAGTCACGCCAGTATGGTTAAGGTGGGGATTTGTTATTTTTATGGTATGGAAAAAGATTATGGGATTGTTCCTGAGATTCAGCATTATGGTTGCCTAATTGATCTTTTAGGTCGTGGTGGGTGTCTAAGTGAAGCTTTTCGGCTTGTGCATGACATGCCATTTGAACCAAATGTTGTTATTTGGGGTTCTCTGTTAGGTGCTTGTCGAATGCACAATGATGCATTCCTTGCTGAGAAGGTACTCAATCAATTAATAAAACTCGAGCCAGTTAATGCTGGAAATTTGTCGCTGTTGTCAAATATATATGCTGCGTCTGGAGATTGGggaaatgtctcaaacacaagAATGCAGATGCGAAAGGCAGACGACAAAAATCCATCTGGAGTTAGTTCGATAGAGTTGGAtgatggatctcatgaattcgCTATTATGGACGTGACTCATGATGAATCAAACAGTATATAGCAGTTGGTCAATGGGATGAGCCAGCATATTAAAAAGATTGATTATGCAACTGATGCTTGTGTCTAAAAACTTTGTTATGTCCCAGATATCTAACGCTTGTAGAGCAGAAATCTGCAGATTTACTTGTTTCTACATCTCGTCATTTTTCTTGCAAAACCAGAGAATATAGGACAAGATCATCTGACTAAGTCAATATCTTAAAAGTCTTGAATTGCTGATCTTTTTCATCTAGAaactttggcggtccctgatgtATATATACTCTTGATGTGGATCTGAAAGTCCTCGCACACAGCATATTCAGTGCTTATTTGATCAGGTATGAATTTGCAGATATGAAACATCCATATCGTGTTATTTTTTGTACAGATGGAATGAAGTTTTGCGCATGGCAAATATATATTCAAGTACTGAAAGTGTAAATCGAACTTCTGTAGATGTGCAAGTTATGAACATATGCACTATGATCTACCATATTATAGTACTGATGGGGAGGCTTCATTTACTCGCCCCTTCATCCTCGACGTAACCTTCTCTTTTGGTATGCGAGTTATATCTCTTTGTACACCCTGTGGGGAGTGTCTCTTCAGTCACCCATTGTAGAATGTTGATATTCAAGTCCCAAACAACCGGTTAATTAAGTGATGAGTGGGCTGGAAGCATTTACCACAT
This window of the Primulina tabacum isolate GXHZ01 chromosome 12, ASM2559414v2, whole genome shotgun sequence genome carries:
- the LOC142520919 gene encoding phytochrome-associated serine/threonine-protein phosphatase-like isoform X2; amino-acid sequence: MKLFQTGGHVPETNYIFMGDFVDRGYNSLEVFTILLLLKARYPANITLLRGNHESRQLTQVYGFYDECPRKYGNANAWRYCTDVFDYLTLSAIIDGTVLCVHGGLSPDIRTVDQIRVIERNCEIPHEGPFCDLMWSDPEDIETWAVSPRGAGWLFGSRVTSEFNHINKLDLVCRAHQLVQEGLKYMFQDKGLVTVWSAPNYCYRCGNVASILSFNENMERKVKFFTETEENNHMRGPRTGVPYFL
- the LOC142520539 gene encoding pentatricopeptide repeat-containing protein At3g29230-like isoform X2, with protein sequence MACFFNPNTIQPPIFKMPATVRAPVFFSKRRFFEQKIADLDKCTNINELKQLHALIYKYNLHTDPFVALKLVSALSLCCQTGEMLRSGISPDNWTYLFLLKACSRFECVRMIHAHVEKLNLYLDLFVCNSLIDAYLKCGIVGIRAARNVFDAMDEKDVVTYNSMINGLVRTGKLSEAKHMFDEMPQRDKVSWNTILDGYVKAGKMSEAFALFERMPLRDVISWSIITSGYAKMGDIEMARVLFDKMPVKNLVPWTIIISGYAEMGLLKDAIELYDKMEEGGFNLDDGTFVSILSASAESGSVGLGKRVHQSIIKSRRKCSILVSNALIDMYGKCGSLHMAWGVFNAMERKDVVTWNAMIHGLAMHGYERKALQLFARMKQEGCTPDKVTFVGVLSACSHASMVKVGICYFYGMEKDYGIVPEIQHYGCLIDLLGRGGCLSEAFRLVHDMPFEPNVVIWGSLLGACRMHNDAFLAEKVLNQLIKLEPVNAGNLSLLSNIYAASGDWGNVSNTRMQMRKADDKNPSGVSSIELDDGSHEFAIMDVTHDESNSI
- the LOC142520539 gene encoding pentatricopeptide repeat-containing protein At3g29230-like isoform X1, which codes for MACFFNPNTIQPPIFKMPATVRAPVFFSKRRFFEQKIADLDKCTNINELKQLHALIYKYNLHTDPFVALKLVSALSLCCQTGLAINVFDQVPCPDARLCNTLIKAHLRNSDSLKAFDVFSEMLRSGISPDNWTYLFLLKACSRFECVRMIHAHVEKLNLYLDLFVCNSLIDAYLKCGIVGIRAARNVFDAMDEKDVVTYNSMINGLVRTGKLSEAKHMFDEMPQRDKVSWNTILDGYVKAGKMSEAFALFERMPLRDVISWSIITSGYAKMGDIEMARVLFDKMPVKNLVPWTIIISGYAEMGLLKDAIELYDKMEEGGFNLDDGTFVSILSASAESGSVGLGKRVHQSIIKSRRKCSILVSNALIDMYGKCGSLHMAWGVFNAMERKDVVTWNAMIHGLAMHGYERKALQLFARMKQEGCTPDKVTFVGVLSACSHASMVKVGICYFYGMEKDYGIVPEIQHYGCLIDLLGRGGCLSEAFRLVHDMPFEPNVVIWGSLLGACRMHNDAFLAEKVLNQLIKLEPVNAGNLSLLSNIYAASGDWGNVSNTRMQMRKADDKNPSGVSSIELDDGSHEFAIMDVTHDESNSI